The genomic region TTAATGAAACGATCACATAAGATACCTCAGGATAAAAAGCCAACTCTACATCATACGCTGAAGGATATGCCTCTGTTTCAGGATGCGAATGATATATCCCCACCATTTCCAGTCCCACGTTTCTTATTTCCTTCATCACTTTAAGTTGTTCCTTTGGTCCCATAAAGAATGTCTTTGAGCTTTTATCTGCGTTGGTCATCCTGTAAATTCTCTCTATCTTTCCATCTTTACCTGCCAGTATCCCACACGCTTCGTTAGGATAATCTTTCTGGCAGTGTTGAACCATCTCCGAAAGATAGACTTTGTTTATCTTCATGTTATCCTCAGATATTATATTCCGGTGACTTCGATGTATTTCTCCCCCAAACTATCCTTTCCCATGCTCTTTCATGATAGTAGTAAAGCACAAGCCTAATTGCATGAAATGTAATAGTTATCAGTGTTGTTTCTTTCCAATCCCGCGTGAACAACCAAGCCAGAACACCCAGTATCACTATACCTATAATTCTCCAAATAATTGACTTGACCCAGGAGCGTAATCTGGTATCAACTGCATTTGCCATCTCAATTCCCTAGTGCTTGTAAATTAAAGAATAGTCAAACTTGTTTTCTTGGCCGATGAT from bacterium harbors:
- a CDS encoding M67 family metallopeptidase, producing MKINKVYLSEMVQHCQKDYPNEACGILAGKDGKIERIYRMTNADKSSKTFFMGPKEQLKVMKEIRNVGLEMVGIYHSHPETEAYPSAYDVELAFYPEVSYVIVSLKDKNSPNIRSFKIEEGKITEEDLKIEATNNES
- a CDS encoding DUF2061 domain-containing protein, with amino-acid sequence MANAVDTRLRSWVKSIIWRIIGIVILGVLAWLFTRDWKETTLITITFHAIRLVLYYYHERAWERIVWGRNTSKSPEYNI